A single region of the Biomaibacter acetigenes genome encodes:
- the rpsI gene encoding 30S ribosomal protein S9 → MKQAVLATGRRKTSVAKVWVTPGSGKIIVNRRPLDEYFGLETLKVDVKKPLEVTNTAGRFDVIASVKGGGFTGQAGAVRHGIARALLKIDEEFRPVLKKEGFLTRDPRMKERKKYGLKKARRAPQFSKR, encoded by the coding sequence ATGAAACAGGCAGTTCTTGCTACGGGAAGAAGGAAGACATCCGTCGCCAAGGTATGGGTTACACCGGGTAGCGGTAAAATAATTGTGAACAGAAGGCCCCTGGATGAATACTTTGGGCTTGAGACCCTGAAGGTGGATGTAAAAAAGCCGCTGGAAGTGACCAATACAGCAGGCAGGTTCGATGTGATCGCCAGCGTGAAAGGCGGCGGATTCACCGGCCAGGCCGGAGCCGTGCGGCATGGTATCGCCAGAGCGCTTTTAAAGATCGATGAAGAATTTAGACCCGTGCTCAAAAAAGAAGGATTTTTGACAAGAGACCCGAGAATGAAGGAACGCAAGAAATACGGCCTCAAGAAGGCCCGCCGCGCTCCGCAGTTCTCCAAGAGGTAA
- the trxB gene encoding thioredoxin-disulfide reductase — protein sequence MKDVAIIGAGPAGLSAGIYAARAKLSTVIVEKMYPGGQAAITDRIENYPGFNEGIGGSELTDNMKAQAEKFGAELLNGDVIGIKKENEKFIIQLTGETLEAKTVILAMGAESRKLGVKGEKEYTGRGVSYCATCDGAFYTDKPIMMVGGGDTAIEEALYLTRFAESIKVVHRRDQLRATKILQERAFKNEKIKFIWNSVVDEIKGQDMVEEVIVKNVKTGEKTSVLVNGVFVAIGLVPNTSFVKDLVKLNEQGYIITDENMGTGVPGLYAAGDVRQKSLRQVVTAVADGAIAAVEAGKYLESL from the coding sequence GTGAAAGATGTTGCTATAATCGGTGCCGGGCCGGCAGGGCTTTCGGCGGGGATCTATGCTGCCAGGGCGAAACTATCCACCGTCATAGTGGAGAAGATGTATCCGGGAGGGCAGGCGGCCATCACCGACCGTATCGAAAACTATCCCGGTTTTAATGAGGGCATCGGCGGTTCCGAGCTCACCGACAACATGAAGGCCCAGGCGGAAAAATTCGGGGCGGAGCTTTTAAATGGCGATGTAATAGGTATAAAAAAAGAGAACGAAAAATTTATCATCCAGCTAACAGGAGAGACTCTAGAGGCAAAAACCGTCATCCTGGCCATGGGAGCCGAATCCAGGAAGCTGGGAGTTAAAGGCGAAAAGGAATACACCGGCCGTGGTGTATCATACTGTGCCACCTGTGATGGGGCCTTTTACACCGACAAGCCCATCATGATGGTGGGTGGCGGGGATACGGCCATTGAAGAAGCCCTATACCTCACAAGATTTGCCGAAAGCATCAAGGTGGTGCACCGCAGGGATCAGCTGCGAGCCACAAAGATACTGCAGGAACGGGCCTTTAAAAACGAAAAAATTAAATTCATCTGGAATTCTGTAGTGGATGAAATAAAGGGTCAGGACATGGTGGAAGAAGTAATAGTAAAAAACGTGAAGACCGGTGAAAAAACCTCGGTCTTAGTAAACGGGGTTTTCGTAGCCATCGGCCTTGTTCCCAATACATCTTTTGTAAAAGACCTGGTAAAATTAAATGAGCAGGGTTATATAATAACCGATGAAAATATGGGGACCGGTGTCCCGGGCCTTTATGCGGCAGGAGATGTCAGGCAAAAATCCCTGCGTCAGGTGGTCACCGCCGTGGCCGATGGGGCCATAGCCGCCGTAGAAGCCGGAAAATATCTCGAGAGCCTATAA
- a CDS encoding M20 family metallopeptidase, whose translation MESLKEKVVLQVDEIKNDIFEVADEIHRNPELGNQEFKASKLLREKIANYGFTVKDVEGLPTAFIATKKGTKPGPTIALLAEYDALPQIGHACGHNLIAAASFGAAAALGKLGNDLVGEVMLVGSPAEETDGAKVLLVEKGIFRDVDAAMMVHPGNKTTAYSTSLAMEAIEFTYTGKAAHAAAAPHMGINALDAVIMLFNGINALRQQLKSDVRIHGIITEGGKAPNIIPDRAVARFYVRAKEKGYMLKVKEKVIACAKGAELATGAKLSYKNFELPFDNLITNKTMADMFKHNLKELGVSDISDEEEGIGSTDMGNVSQVVPAIHPHIAIAERNVAPHSIEFCQAAGSSRGKEAALLSAKAMAMLAVELAVKPELLQKAKQEFTKATSPSL comes from the coding sequence TTGGAGAGCTTAAAAGAGAAAGTAGTTTTGCAAGTAGATGAAATCAAAAACGATATTTTTGAGGTAGCCGATGAGATACACAGGAATCCCGAGTTGGGCAATCAGGAATTCAAGGCTTCAAAACTTTTAAGGGAAAAGATAGCAAATTATGGATTTACCGTAAAAGATGTGGAAGGACTTCCCACAGCCTTTATAGCTACAAAGAAAGGCACAAAGCCTGGGCCCACCATAGCACTGCTGGCGGAATACGATGCCCTTCCCCAGATAGGCCATGCCTGCGGCCACAACCTCATAGCCGCTGCGAGCTTCGGGGCCGCAGCAGCCCTTGGAAAGCTGGGCAATGATCTGGTCGGAGAAGTGATGCTGGTGGGTTCTCCGGCAGAAGAAACTGATGGAGCCAAAGTGCTACTGGTAGAAAAGGGCATATTCCGTGATGTGGATGCGGCTATGATGGTCCACCCCGGCAATAAGACGACGGCTTACTCCACATCCCTTGCCATGGAAGCCATTGAGTTCACATATACCGGCAAGGCCGCCCATGCAGCAGCAGCGCCCCATATGGGCATAAACGCCCTGGATGCGGTTATAATGCTTTTTAACGGTATAAATGCACTACGGCAGCAGCTTAAATCCGATGTGAGGATTCACGGCATAATCACCGAAGGCGGCAAGGCCCCCAACATCATCCCCGACAGAGCCGTAGCCCGCTTTTATGTAAGGGCAAAAGAAAAAGGCTACATGCTCAAAGTAAAGGAAAAAGTGATCGCCTGCGCTAAGGGGGCCGAACTTGCCACCGGCGCAAAACTATCATATAAGAATTTCGAACTGCCCTTCGATAATCTTATTACCAATAAAACCATGGCGGATATGTTCAAACACAACCTGAAAGAACTGGGGGTTTCCGACATCAGCGATGAGGAAGAAGGCATTGGCTCTACCGATATGGGCAATGTAAGCCAGGTGGTTCCCGCCATTCATCCCCACATAGCCATAGCCGAAAGAAATGTGGCTCCTCACTCCATTGAGTTCTGCCAGGCAGCCGGCTCAAGCAGAGGAAAAGAAGCCGCACTCCTATCGGCAAAAGCCATGGCGATGCTGGCAGTGGAACTTGCTGTAAAACCGGAGCTGCTGCAAAAAGCAAAACAAGAATTCACAAAGGCAACTTCCCCCTCCCTGTAG
- a CDS encoding LacI family DNA-binding transcriptional regulator has product MSNKQIKIRDVAMAAGVSESTVSRVLSGNKRISEKTRQKVMKIVDEMGYRPNAIATSLARNRSNSIGIVIPDSDNEFYSTTFFQEALRGISTVVSDNGYDVLISSGRPDEVTALKELVARCKVDGVILMRSHIKDQSIRFLHESKFPFVLIGTSVEYDDVYSVDNDNFGAAFELTKHILGQNRRNIAFIGGGSNFVYTMERLRGYEKCIESNGAELRKEYVRLDIDTVRKAYEAMSELLQLKRRPDAVIITDDTVCAGIMDSIRQNKLNIPDDIAVASFNDSLYNRLSIPPITSISVNSIELGRKAAETICRILSGDSVDIKNIRVDFRLLARDSTILNRLP; this is encoded by the coding sequence TTGTCAAATAAGCAGATAAAAATCAGAGACGTTGCAATGGCGGCCGGAGTTTCCGAATCGACCGTGTCGAGGGTTCTTTCAGGAAACAAAAGGATAAGCGAGAAAACAAGGCAGAAAGTTATGAAAATAGTCGATGAAATGGGTTACAGGCCCAATGCCATAGCCACAAGCCTTGCGCGAAACCGTTCAAATTCTATAGGCATTGTGATACCAGATTCGGATAACGAGTTTTACTCCACAACATTTTTCCAGGAGGCATTGAGAGGCATATCCACAGTTGTGTCGGATAATGGATACGACGTGTTGATATCATCCGGAAGGCCGGACGAAGTCACAGCGCTGAAGGAGCTCGTGGCAAGATGCAAGGTCGATGGGGTAATTCTTATGAGGTCACATATAAAAGATCAGAGCATAAGATTTTTGCACGAGAGCAAATTCCCTTTTGTGCTTATAGGGACCTCTGTAGAATATGACGATGTATATTCGGTTGACAACGACAACTTTGGTGCGGCCTTTGAACTTACGAAACACATCCTCGGGCAAAATCGCAGGAATATCGCATTTATCGGGGGCGGGAGCAATTTCGTATATACTATGGAGAGGCTCAGAGGGTATGAAAAGTGTATTGAATCAAACGGCGCAGAGCTTCGCAAGGAGTATGTCAGGCTCGATATAGATACAGTCAGGAAGGCTTATGAGGCCATGTCCGAGCTGCTGCAGCTTAAAAGGCGCCCCGATGCCGTAATTATCACCGATGACACAGTCTGTGCCGGGATAATGGATAGCATTCGTCAAAACAAATTGAACATACCCGATGATATCGCTGTTGCCAGTTTTAATGACAGCCTTTACAACAGGCTTTCAATTCCGCCGATTACTTCGATATCGGTGAATTCAATTGAGCTTGGAAGGAAAGCTGCCGAAACTATATGCCGGATTCTCTCGGGTGATTCCGTTGATATCAAAAATATCAGGGTTGATTTCAGGCTTTTGGCCAGGGATTCGACGATTTTGAACCGGCTACCGTAG
- a CDS encoding ABC transporter substrate-binding protein has protein sequence MKRLMCLIFTLVLAVYLLSGCSGGGKTANTESKNAAQAEKVTVDVFQFKVEFKDAFESAAKKYTESHPNVTINVTTVGGGTDYGAALKAKFNSGEEPAVFNVGGPQDVAIWKDKLADVSDTKAAGQALPGLLTGVTIDGKPYGLPYNIEGYGLIYNKDIFTKAGIKAEDINTFEKLEEAVKTLDANKSKLGIDAVFALPAKETWVTGLHMSNAFFSPEFDGDIMKAFNAKTIDFKYQDAMKKMLDLQNKYSVQPTASLDYAAQVQKLFGTGRVAIIQQGNWVFPDLSKMDADFAQNKIGMLPYPVYGYKEDCYPVGVPMYWAFNKNKDPNTLKAAKDFIDWLYLSDEGKKIVMEQFKFIPAYNGYPSDAVSDPLGKQVLAAASQGKAINWVFMGYPDGWGMNKLGQDIQLYVSGQLEWDKLVDNAKKTWAEARK, from the coding sequence ATGAAAAGGTTAATGTGCTTGATTTTCACACTGGTACTGGCGGTTTATTTGCTTTCCGGCTGTTCCGGCGGGGGCAAGACTGCGAATACCGAATCGAAAAATGCTGCACAGGCTGAAAAGGTGACAGTGGACGTCTTCCAGTTTAAGGTGGAGTTTAAAGACGCTTTTGAATCCGCAGCAAAAAAGTATACCGAATCTCATCCAAATGTGACTATTAATGTTACTACAGTAGGCGGTGGAACCGATTACGGAGCCGCTTTGAAGGCAAAATTCAATTCAGGAGAAGAGCCGGCGGTATTCAATGTCGGCGGCCCACAGGATGTTGCTATTTGGAAGGATAAGCTTGCAGACGTGTCGGACACAAAGGCAGCCGGCCAGGCTCTTCCGGGTCTTTTGACAGGGGTTACGATCGATGGCAAGCCGTACGGGCTTCCTTACAACATCGAAGGGTATGGGCTGATATACAACAAGGATATATTTACCAAGGCCGGTATAAAGGCAGAAGATATCAATACTTTTGAAAAGCTTGAAGAGGCGGTAAAAACGCTTGATGCGAATAAGTCAAAGCTCGGCATAGATGCGGTATTTGCCCTTCCTGCAAAGGAAACATGGGTAACCGGGCTTCATATGTCAAACGCCTTTTTTTCCCCGGAATTTGACGGGGACATAATGAAAGCGTTCAACGCCAAGACCATAGATTTTAAATACCAGGATGCCATGAAAAAGATGCTTGACCTCCAGAACAAATATTCAGTACAGCCCACCGCGAGCCTTGATTATGCAGCGCAGGTTCAAAAGCTCTTCGGCACCGGCAGGGTTGCAATTATCCAGCAGGGTAACTGGGTTTTCCCTGACCTGAGCAAGATGGATGCCGATTTTGCACAGAACAAGATAGGCATGCTTCCGTATCCTGTTTACGGATACAAAGAAGACTGCTATCCCGTTGGAGTCCCCATGTACTGGGCTTTTAACAAAAACAAGGATCCAAACACGCTCAAGGCCGCAAAAGACTTTATTGACTGGCTTTATCTGTCCGATGAAGGCAAGAAGATAGTTATGGAGCAGTTCAAATTCATCCCGGCTTACAATGGCTATCCTTCGGATGCTGTAAGCGACCCTCTGGGAAAACAGGTTCTGGCGGCAGCCAGCCAGGGGAAAGCTATCAACTGGGTGTTTATGGGATACCCGGACGGTTGGGGGATGAACAAGCTGGGCCAGGATATTCAGCTTTATGTGAGCGGCCAGCTCGAATGGGATAAACTGGTTGATAACGCCAAAAAGACGTGGGCGGAGGCAAGAAAATAA
- a CDS encoding carbohydrate ABC transporter permease, producing MKKRKNKNAWYWMFLAVCLVSLVIVVFIPLAIGIWYSFTDWTGINNPTFIGMKNYARLKDDKLFWHSLLFSAKFSAVSVIAVNTVGLTLAMLVTRNIKGKNALRTIFFMPNLIGGLILGFIWQFIFVDIFDSISRFTGIKAFSGWLADPNTGFWGMVILAVWQMGAYVMVIYIAFIESIPEELLEAAEIDGVTPFQRFRHIIFPLIAPAFTINLFITLSNGFKLFDQNLALTNGGPGNMTQMVALNIYQTAFGESMMAYAQIKAVIFLVIVATFSLTQVYINKKREVEL from the coding sequence ATGAAAAAGAGAAAAAACAAAAATGCATGGTACTGGATGTTTCTGGCTGTATGTCTCGTCTCGCTTGTTATTGTCGTTTTCATACCGCTTGCAATTGGAATATGGTATTCCTTCACGGACTGGACCGGTATAAACAATCCCACCTTTATAGGAATGAAAAACTATGCAAGGCTGAAGGATGACAAATTGTTCTGGCATTCGCTGCTGTTTTCCGCCAAATTTTCCGCAGTATCAGTCATAGCTGTAAATACCGTTGGATTAACCCTTGCAATGCTGGTTACCCGCAACATCAAGGGCAAAAATGCCCTCAGGACAATATTCTTCATGCCAAATCTTATAGGCGGGCTCATTTTGGGTTTTATCTGGCAGTTTATTTTTGTGGACATTTTTGATTCGATTTCCAGATTTACGGGCATAAAAGCCTTCAGCGGCTGGCTTGCCGACCCGAATACAGGGTTCTGGGGGATGGTAATACTTGCTGTGTGGCAGATGGGGGCATATGTCATGGTAATTTATATTGCGTTTATCGAAAGCATACCCGAGGAATTGCTGGAGGCTGCAGAAATCGATGGCGTCACACCCTTCCAGAGGTTCAGGCATATAATATTCCCGCTTATTGCGCCGGCATTTACCATAAATCTATTTATCACTCTGTCGAACGGTTTCAAGCTGTTCGACCAGAACCTTGCTTTGACCAACGGCGGCCCCGGGAACATGACACAGATGGTTGCGCTCAATATATATCAGACTGCATTTGGCGAGAGCATGATGGCATATGCACAGATAAAGGCAGTTATATTTCTCGTAATAGTTGCAACATTTTCGCTTACCCAGGTGTACATCAACAAGAAGCGGGAGGTGGAGTTATGA
- a CDS encoding carbohydrate ABC transporter permease produces MTRKTGQAFLAAIGLILGIIWMFPFYIVLINSFKTQRDIFINTMGLPSKWVIDNYITAAEKLNIATTFFNSLIITVASVAVICTFSSMAAYALERVKSKSSTVLFLVFATAMLIPFQTVMLPLVAEFGRVHMLNRIGLVFMYLGFGSPLAIFLYHGALKSIPRSLDEAAIIDGCSRFQAFWMIIFPSLKPTTVTVAILNIIWIWNDYLLPSLVINKKGMETLPIMIFYFFGQYTKQWHLAMAGLTMVIIPVIIFYFLAQKEIIKGITAGAVKQ; encoded by the coding sequence ATGACCAGAAAAACAGGGCAGGCATTTCTTGCCGCAATCGGTTTGATTTTGGGAATCATATGGATGTTCCCGTTTTATATTGTGCTGATCAATTCATTTAAGACCCAGAGAGACATTTTTATTAATACTATGGGGCTGCCGTCAAAATGGGTGATTGACAACTATATCACGGCAGCAGAAAAGCTCAACATTGCCACGACATTTTTCAATTCCCTGATTATAACCGTTGCAAGTGTCGCTGTGATATGCACTTTTTCGTCCATGGCGGCTTATGCCCTGGAGCGTGTCAAAAGCAAATCGAGCACGGTGCTGTTTCTCGTTTTTGCAACAGCTATGCTGATACCGTTCCAGACGGTAATGCTGCCGCTTGTGGCCGAATTTGGAAGGGTGCATATGCTCAACAGAATTGGGCTTGTATTTATGTATCTGGGCTTTGGCTCGCCCCTTGCCATATTCCTTTATCACGGCGCTTTAAAATCCATACCCAGGTCGCTGGATGAAGCTGCGATCATTGACGGATGCAGCAGATTCCAGGCATTCTGGATGATTATTTTTCCCAGCCTCAAGCCCACCACGGTGACGGTGGCGATATTGAATATAATTTGGATATGGAACGATTATCTGCTTCCTTCGCTTGTAATCAACAAAAAAGGGATGGAGACACTGCCCATCATGATATTTTATTTCTTCGGGCAGTACACCAAACAGTGGCACCTTGCGATGGCAGGCCTGACCATGGTAATCATTCCGGTGATAATATTCTATTTCCTGGCACAGAAGGAGATAATAAAGGGCATTACGGCCGGAGCGGTCAAACAATAG
- a CDS encoding glycoside hydrolase family 13 protein — MADFWKKSVVYQIYPKSFKDSNNDGIGDLRGIIEKLDYLQELGVDIIWLNPVYASPQADNGYDISDYFSIYPPFGTLDDMKQLLQESHRRGIKVMMDLVVNHTSDEHIWFKESRKSRDNPYRDFYIWRDARGYDDNRKPIPPNNWGSFFSGSAWEWDENTEQFYLHLFSKNQPDLNWENDLVRRKIYDMMNWWMQMGVDGWRIDTCNLYSKQTAFLDFPSRDGEKYVISPMYARGPRIHEFLREMNREVFSRYDCVTVGEAPFTTAEEAIIYTAPGERKLNMIFTFEHMEIDSAPGSMNGKWDIAKLNLPRLKKVFEKWQKTLYKKGWNSLYWNNHDQPRIVSRWGDDGQYRVKSAKMLACILHLMQGTPFIYQGEEIGMTNCRYNLEDYNDIEIHNAYREIVQEQKTMTHDEFMEAVHKKGRDNARTPFQWDDSENAGFSSARPWLKVNPRYKEINAEKDRKSPDSIYYWYQKLIRLRKEMEIITEGDFNLLFPDDEDIFAYMRTFEDERLIVVGNFSGKTREIELDGQLDVYEILLKNYDERLSISNRITVKPWEVFALYRGAKIA, encoded by the coding sequence ATGGCAGATTTTTGGAAAAAATCAGTTGTATACCAGATATATCCCAAAAGCTTTAAGGATTCCAACAACGATGGCATAGGAGATTTGCGCGGAATTATTGAAAAACTTGACTACCTGCAGGAACTTGGAGTTGATATTATCTGGCTCAATCCGGTTTATGCATCGCCGCAGGCTGACAACGGATACGACATAAGCGATTATTTTTCGATTTATCCCCCTTTCGGAACGCTTGACGATATGAAGCAGCTTTTACAAGAATCCCACCGCCGAGGCATTAAAGTGATGATGGATCTGGTGGTTAACCATACGTCGGATGAACACATATGGTTTAAGGAATCCAGAAAATCCAGGGATAACCCTTATCGGGATTTTTATATTTGGCGTGACGCAAGAGGGTACGATGATAACAGAAAACCTATTCCACCTAACAACTGGGGGTCATTTTTTTCAGGATCTGCTTGGGAATGGGATGAAAATACTGAGCAGTTTTATCTTCACCTGTTTTCTAAAAATCAGCCGGATTTAAACTGGGAAAATGATCTTGTGCGAAGAAAGATATATGACATGATGAACTGGTGGATGCAAATGGGTGTCGACGGCTGGAGAATCGATACATGCAATCTTTACTCCAAGCAAACCGCATTTTTAGATTTTCCGAGCCGGGATGGAGAAAAATATGTAATAAGCCCCATGTATGCAAGGGGCCCAAGGATACACGAGTTTTTGAGGGAAATGAACCGTGAAGTTTTTTCACGCTACGATTGCGTAACGGTTGGTGAGGCGCCGTTTACCACGGCAGAGGAAGCGATTATCTACACTGCGCCCGGGGAACGGAAACTCAACATGATATTCACGTTTGAACATATGGAGATCGACAGCGCGCCAGGTTCCATGAACGGCAAGTGGGATATTGCTAAACTGAATTTGCCCAGGCTCAAAAAGGTATTTGAAAAATGGCAAAAAACGCTGTATAAAAAGGGTTGGAACAGCCTGTACTGGAACAACCATGACCAGCCGAGGATTGTTTCCAGGTGGGGCGATGATGGGCAATACAGAGTAAAGAGCGCAAAGATGCTTGCTTGCATCCTGCATCTCATGCAGGGCACCCCCTTTATTTACCAGGGAGAAGAAATAGGCATGACAAATTGCAGATACAACCTTGAAGACTATAATGATATCGAAATACACAATGCATACAGAGAAATTGTGCAGGAACAAAAGACAATGACACATGATGAATTTATGGAAGCGGTACATAAGAAAGGCCGCGACAATGCCCGCACACCGTTTCAGTGGGATGATTCGGAAAACGCAGGATTTTCATCGGCAAGACCCTGGCTGAAAGTAAATCCGCGGTATAAAGAAATCAATGCCGAAAAAGACAGAAAAAGCCCGGATTCCATATACTATTGGTACCAGAAGTTAATCAGGCTCAGGAAGGAAATGGAAATTATCACCGAAGGAGATTTCAACCTGCTGTTTCCTGATGATGAGGATATTTTTGCTTACATGAGAACATTCGAGGATGAACGCCTTATTGTTGTGGGCAATTTCAGCGGAAAGACTAGGGAAATCGAGCTTGACGGCCAGCTTGACGTATATGAAATATTATTGAAAAATTATGATGAACGATTGAGCATTTCAAACAGGATTACTGTAAAGCCGTGGGAAGTGTTTGCATTATATCGAGGCGCAAAAATAGCATAG
- a CDS encoding RNA polymerase sigma factor: MENSDLFEMLYDKYFDKIYKSTCLITLNDSIAEDAVQEAFISAFNNFEKLRDIKKFHAWVAVIASNKAIDMIRKNSRIYPSDQIDNLQEKYSFEDPLDLILDKENKLKIINALNKLNLKYRQVVILRYYYDLPFKDIGEVLGISA; the protein is encoded by the coding sequence TTGGAAAACAGCGATCTGTTTGAAATGCTTTATGACAAGTATTTTGATAAGATATATAAATCGACCTGTTTGATTACCCTCAACGATTCCATCGCCGAAGATGCCGTCCAGGAGGCTTTTATATCGGCATTCAACAACTTTGAGAAATTGAGAGATATAAAAAAATTTCATGCCTGGGTTGCCGTTATAGCTTCGAACAAAGCTATCGATATGATAAGAAAAAATTCCAGAATATATCCCTCGGACCAAATAGATAATTTACAGGAAAAATATTCTTTTGAAGATCCGTTAGACTTAATTCTTGATAAAGAAAATAAGCTGAAGATAATCAATGCTTTAAATAAGCTGAATTTAAAATACCGTCAAGTTGTAATATTAAGATACTATTATGACCTTCCATTTAAAGACATAGGAGAAGTTTTGGGTATTTCTGCATAG
- a CDS encoding RNA polymerase sigma factor encodes MKHEERLGELILKMKSRDEEAFAKLIDTFSPMLRKYSYQMGYDDDFTEELTERLINAIHRFNPEVYNRGKGPKEDYDMDLLEANLVIWVKNSMKYAVERLADKYETYSKTQLSILNCPVYDDNEEEMIDRVADENVDIAEEICSDMEAQKKLSRLPKKQKATVIYTILSGYSEAETAKKMRISQQAVHKLKQRALENLRKEYLKDDYWKMNKN; translated from the coding sequence ATGAAACATGAAGAAAGGCTCGGCGAATTGATATTAAAAATGAAATCGAGAGATGAGGAAGCTTTTGCAAAACTGATTGACACATTTAGCCCAATGTTAAGAAAATACAGCTATCAAATGGGGTATGATGATGACTTCACAGAGGAGCTAACAGAAAGGTTGATAAATGCCATTCACAGATTCAATCCTGAAGTTTATAACAGGGGGAAGGGGCCGAAGGAAGATTATGATATGGATTTATTGGAAGCAAATCTTGTAATATGGGTAAAAAACTCCATGAAATATGCAGTCGAACGCCTTGCCGATAAATATGAAACATATAGCAAAACACAACTATCTATTCTTAATTGCCCTGTTTATGATGACAATGAAGAAGAAATGATAGATCGGGTAGCCGATGAAAATGTTGATATAGCCGAAGAAATTTGCAGCGATATGGAAGCTCAAAAAAAATTGTCAAGGCTGCCGAAAAAGCAGAAAGCAACAGTAATATATACAATTTTATCAGGCTACTCCGAAGCCGAAACAGCCAAGAAGATGAGGATATCACAGCAAGCAGTGCATAAGTTAAAACAAAGAGCACTGGAGAATTTGAGAAAAGAGTATTTAAAGGATGATTATTGGAAGATGAATAAAAATTAA